From Candidatus Methylomirabilis lanthanidiphila:
GGGCCCGGAGGCTGGGGCGACCTGGTTCCGAAGCCTCTCCGTCGGGGACACCCTTGGCGAGGAAGAGCTGATCGAGAAGGAAGAGGAGGAAAAGGAGGGGATCGAGTTGGAGGAGGCCCCGGTAGAGTTACTCGTCGAATCAGGTGAGGAGATCGAAAAACTGGAGGTCACGGATCTCGATGCCCTGGAAGAGCCGGCGGAAGTAGAGGACGAAGCCTGAAGGTGACGGGGATCGTGCTGGCGGGCGGTAAGTCCTCGCGCATGGGTGTCAATAAGGCCTTGATCGAATTCGGGGGCAGACGGCTGATCGAGGCAACGGTGGACCGCCTCAGGGCGCTCTTCCCGGAGGTCCTGATTATCGCCAATGATCCTCCGCGATATGCCTATCTTGGTGTCAAGGTTATTCCGGATCTCATCCCCGATTCCGGCTCGCTCGGCGGGATCTATACGGGCCTGAGCGCCGCGAGCCACCACACCGGCTTCTTCGTTGCGTGTGACATGCCCTTCCTCAACGCCGACCTGATTACGCTCCTGGTTCGCGAGGCCGAAGGGTGGGACGTCGTGGTGCCGCGCGTCAATGGTGAACTGCAGCCGCTGCACGCCGTCTACGCCAAGTCGTGCCTCCCGCTTATTAAAGAGTCCATCGACGCGTCTGTGTTGAAGATTGCCCGGTTCTTCGCGAAGGCCAAGGTGAAGATCATTGAGGAGCCGGCGCTGCGGGCGGTTGACCCGCATCTTCTCGGGTTTATGAACGTCAATACCCCCCTTGAGCTGGAGCAGGCCGAGGCCGTCAGGCGACAATGCAGCCTTCAGCGATCAGCTGACAGCTAGAGCTGAAAACGGTCCCGTGATTCTGACCGCTCGTCTCGTGCTGCCGATTTCCAGCCCGCCTATCATGGACGGCGGCATCCTCATTCGCGATGGTGCCATCTGCGCGGTCGGCAAGACATCTGCCCTGATCAGAGATTTCGCAACCGAACCACACGACGATCTGGGGAACGCTGTCCTCCTTCCCGGTCTGGTCAATGCGCATACTCACCTGGAATTGACGGGGCTGCGCGGCCGCCTGCCCCTCGGTACATCGTTTACCGATTGGGCGGTTGCGCTGATCGGTCTTCGCTCCGAGTTGGATGACGAGTTCTTTGCGGCGTCGGCCCGTCTGGGCGCCACGACCCTGCTTCGAAGCGGCGTGACCTGTGTTGCCGATATTACGGCGTCCGGCAGCAGCGTCGCCCCCCTCAAAGCAGCCGGGATTCGGGGTATCATCTATCAGGAGATCCTGGGACCAGACCCTGAGCAGGCTGGGGCGAGACTCGACGCCGCCGAGGCGGCCATCCGGTCGCTTCAACTCCAAGCGAATGAAAGCCTGTTGTCGATTGGTCTGTCGCCGCATGCGCCGTACAGCCTGTCCGAGCCGCTGCTGGTGCGCTGCGCCGAACTGCTGCGGCGCCAATACCTCCCCGCGACGATTCATGTGGCGGAATCGCCCGAGGAGGTGACCTATATCGGATTGGGGCTGGGGCCGATTGCCACGAAGCTGCTGCCTGCCGTGGGTCGGCGTGCGCCATCCCATCGGGTCTGCGGCGAAAGCCCGGTTGCGTTCCTCGACCGAGCCGGCCTGCTGTCGGACCGACTGCTGGCGGTACACGGTGTTCAAATGGGAATGTCGGATCTTCGGTTGCTGAAACAGCGGGACGTAGCGCTGGCCGTTTGTCCTCGGAGCAATGACCACCTCAACGTGGGGACTGCGCCGCTGTTGCGATGTCTTGCGGTCTCACTGCGGGTCGGTCTGGGAACCGATTCGCTGGCCAGCAACGAGACGCTGAGCCTCTGGGACGAGATGCGGTTTGCGCGGCGGCTCTATGGCGAACCGGTGGCGGCGCAACAGCTCGTGACCATGGCCACACTCGGGGGGGCCGCGGCGCTTGGGATGGCCGACACCATCGGGTCGCTCGCACCCGGGAAGCGCGCCGACCTCACGGCCGTGGCCATCGATCGTTTCGACGATGCTGACCCGTATGAATTACTTGTCAATCAGGCGTCGGATGACGCAGTTGTTTTGAGTGCGGTAGACGGTAAGATCGTTCATCAACGCGAGGGGGCCACGCGGTGGCACTGTCACTAGGCAAGGTGGCATACATCAATTGTGAGCCGGTCTATTATGGGATCGAGCAGGGCGCCATTCCGGCAGAATGCCGGATTGTTGACGGGACTCCCGCCGAGTTGAACCGAATGCTTGAGGCAGGGGACCTCGATCTGTCGGTAATCTCTGCCATCGAGTATGCACGTCATTCGGATCGGTACCTGATCCTCCCTGACTTGGCGATCGGCTCCGACGGTCCGGCTGAAAGTGTCCTGTTTCTCAGTCGAGTCAAGCCCGCCAGCCTGGACGGAAGGCTGGTCCACCTCACCAGAGACTCCCTGACATCGGTCTACCTCGTGAAGCTCCTGCTCGCGAAGGTTTTCGGGGTCAGGCCGCAGTTTCTGTCTGCCACGGCGGACACGATCGATCGGCTTCCGGAAGATGTTGCCGGGGTCTTGATGATTGGTGATCCGGCGCTTCGAGCGAGGGGCCAACTCCCCTTCACCCTTGATTTAGGCCAGGGGTGGAAGGAGTGGACGGGACTGCCGTTTGTTTTTGCTGTCTGGGCGGTCCGCCGGGACGTGTATGACGATCATCGGGAAGAGACCCACCGGCTTCATCGCGCCCTCCTCAGTTCCAAACGCTACAGCCTTGCG
This genomic window contains:
- a CDS encoding DNA-directed RNA polymerase subunit omega, translating into MPLFPLEQLLTHVDSKYRLVIIAAKRAKQLMRGGEHLIAAKSMKATYIALEEIGAGKLAYEMKAVEGAGAVELVGPEAGATWFRSLSVGDTLGEEELIEKEEEEKEGIELEEAPVELLVESGEEIEKLEVTDLDALEEPAEVEDEA
- the mobA gene encoding putative molybdenum cofactor guanylyltransferase, with amino-acid sequence MTGIVLAGGKSSRMGVNKALIEFGGRRLIEATVDRLRALFPEVLIIANDPPRYAYLGVKVIPDLIPDSGSLGGIYTGLSAASHHTGFFVACDMPFLNADLITLLVREAEGWDVVVPRVNGELQPLHAVYAKSCLPLIKESIDASVLKIARFFAKAKVKIIEEPALRAVDPHLLGFMNVNTPLELEQAEAVRRQCSLQRSADS
- a CDS encoding 5-methylthioadenosine/S-adenosylhomocysteine deaminase (MTA/SAH deaminase), with amino-acid sequence MILTARLVLPISSPPIMDGGILIRDGAICAVGKTSALIRDFATEPHDDLGNAVLLPGLVNAHTHLELTGLRGRLPLGTSFTDWAVALIGLRSELDDEFFAASARLGATTLLRSGVTCVADITASGSSVAPLKAAGIRGIIYQEILGPDPEQAGARLDAAEAAIRSLQLQANESLLSIGLSPHAPYSLSEPLLVRCAELLRRQYLPATIHVAESPEEVTYIGLGLGPIATKLLPAVGRRAPSHRVCGESPVAFLDRAGLLSDRLLAVHGVQMGMSDLRLLKQRDVALAVCPRSNDHLNVGTAPLLRCLAVSLRVGLGTDSLASNETLSLWDEMRFARRLYGEPVAAQQLVTMATLGGAAALGMADTIGSLAPGKRADLTAVAIDRFDDADPYELLVNQASDDAVVLSAVDGKIVHQREGATRWHCH
- a CDS encoding ABC transporter substrate-binding protein: MALSLGKVAYINCEPVYYGIEQGAIPAECRIVDGTPAELNRMLEAGDLDLSVISAIEYARHSDRYLILPDLAIGSDGPAESVLFLSRVKPASLDGRLVHLTRDSLTSVYLVKLLLAKVFGVRPQFLSATADTIDRLPEDVAGVLMIGDPALRARGQLPFTLDLGQGWKEWTGLPFVFAVWAVRRDVYDDHREETHRLHRALLSSKRYSLARLDEICTTVCQRVGLDSDTCATYLKERLSFDLTPRHIEGLYRFFTLLEAEGDLPSTPVLEFIDVV